A stretch of DNA from Acidovorax carolinensis:
AGGGGCGCGGGGGCAAGGCCGTCACGGTTGTCAAGGGCGTGGCGCTCGATGCCGATGCGCTGGCCGGGCTGGGCAAGCAACTCAAGGCCGCATGCGGCAGTGGCGGCACGGTCAAGGAAGGCGTGATCGAGGTGCAGGGCGACCATGTGGAGCGCGTGATGGAGGCACTGAAAAAACTCGGTCATCAGGTCAAGCGCGCAGGCGGTTGATGATGGACCCCACCCAGCTGCAGCGCCTGGTCACGGTGACCATGCCGTATGGCAAGTACAAGGGCCGCGTGCTGGCCGACCTGCCCGGCAACTACCTCAACTGGTTCGCCCGCGAGGGCTTTCCGCGCAGTGACCTGGGGCGCTTGCTGGCGCTCATGCACGAGATCGACCACAACGGCCTGTCACAGCTGCTCGAGCCCCTGCGCGCCGCCGCCGGCCTGCCGCCGCGCGCGCAAGACGGCTGAGGCAAGTCCTGCGCCGGTGCGGCCGAAAAACCTGGCTGGCAGGCTTTCGCGGCATGGTTTTGAATGAAACTGGGCTCTAGCCCAATATCCATAAGCGCAAGCAGCTATCTTTTTTGAGTATTTTGGTTGACTACGCCGTCGCGGCGGGCACCAGCCTCTGGCGCGCGGCCGCCATCACGCAATGGGTCAGCCGCTCAAGGCTTGCCTGGGCAGAGCGGGCGTGCACCCAATACAGCGCCATGTCCATGCCAGTGCCGGGCAGCAACTCCACCAGGGCGCCGGCATCGAGCTGGCGCTGGATCAGCGACCTCGGGTGCATGCCCCAGCCCATGCCCGCTTCGCAACCCCGTACGAAACCGTCGTTGGACGGCAGAAAATGCTTGGGCGGATTGCGGCGCGAGGCCAGGCCCTGTTGCTGCAGCCACTGCTCCTGCAGGCGGTCCTTGCGGTCGAAGGTGATCATCGGTGCGCGGGCAATGGCCTCGGCGCTGACCCCGCCGGCGAAATGCTGCGCCACAAACGCCGGGCTGGACGCCGCCACATAACGCACCGATCCCAGCGGCCAGGTGTTGCAGCCCGCGATGCTGCCCGCGCTGGCCGTCACGGCGGCCAGCACGTCGCCCTCCTTGAGGCGCTGGGCCGTATGGTCCTGGTCGTCGATGCGGATGTCCAGCAGCTCGTTGCCGCCGGCCGTGAAGGCGGCCATGGCATCCATGAACCAGGTGGACAGCGAATCGGCATTCACCGCCAGCTTCAGCGTGGGGGGCGCGGCCTGGCCGTCGGGCATCAGGGTCGGGTTGGTGCGGCGCAGTTCGTTTTCGAGCAGCGCCACCTGCTCCACATGCAGGCACAGCCGCCGCCCGGCATCGGTGCCGGTGCAGGGCGTGCCGCGCAGCACCAGCACCTGGCCCGTGCGTTCTTCCAGCTGCTTGATGCGCTGCGACACCGCCGAGGGCGTAACGTGCAGCCGGCGCGCGGCGTGCTCGAAGCTGCCTTCGCGCACCACGGCGGCCAGCGCCTGGAGTCCGGTGTAGTCGAGCATGAAGAGTTGCTAACTTTGGTTCAGGTGAATTAATTTTACTTAATCATGCCCGCTGCCCAGAATCGGTGGCATGTGGACTGCCAATGTTTCCTCTTCGTGGCTCGCCGGTTTCACCGTCTGCCTGTCGCTCATCGTGTCGATCGGGGCCCAGAACCTGTATGTGCTGCGCCAGGCCGTCAGCGGCCAGCATGTGCGCGCCTGCGTGGCCTGGTGCGTGGCCAGCGATGCGCTGCTGATTGGCGTGGGTGTGGCCGGCATGGCGCAGTTGCTGGGCCGCTCGCCCACGCTGGCCTATTACCTGACTATGGGCGGCGCGGCCTTCCTGCTGGCCTATGGCCTGTTGGCCTGGTGGCGCGTGCTGGCTGCGCCCGATGCCAGTCTTGGCACGGCGCAGGGCGTGGCGCCGCGTGGCCTGCTCAGCGTGCTGGGCACCCTGGCGGTGATCACGCTGCTCAACCCCCATGTCTATCTGGACACCGTGGTGCTGGTGGGCACGATCGGTGCGCGCCAGGATGGCGGGCTCAAGTGGATCTTTGTGGTGGGGGCTGCCTCGGCCAGTCTCGTGTGGTTCGCCACCCTGGCGCTGGCCGGGCGGCGGCTGCAAGGCGTGTTCGCCAACCCGAAGGCGTGGCGCGTGCTCGATGCGCTCACGGGCGCGATGATGTTCGTTCTGGCGTGGTGGATGTGGAGCGGCGCCCCCGAATAGCACCGCACGGGGCCGCTCCCCGAACCAGCCTGGCCCGGCAATCAGAACGCGGGAATGATGGCGCCCTTGTACTTGTCCTGGATGAACTGCCTCACTTGCGGTGTGTGCAGCGCTTTCACCAGTTTCAGGATGCTGGGGTCGTTGGCGCGGTCCTTGCGGGCCGCGATGAAGTTGGCGTAGTGCGAACTACCGTACTCCGGGAACAGCGCGTCTGTGGTGGGATTGAGCTTGGCTTCGATCGCATAGTTGGTGTTGATGAGGGCCAGGTCCACATCGGCGTGCGGAACAGCCGAGGCGGCCATTTTGAGCACCATATCGGCGGCCTGGGCGCCCAGGGCCAGCGTGGCCAGAGCAAGTGCGGAGAGTGTTTTCTTCATCATGGCAAATGACTTTCTTGGGCAATGACAACGGTGCAACGCGACGATGAATGCCCTGCGCATCCAGGTGCTTGCAGCCGGGTGGAACGTCTAGGTGCCGGTTGGGCGCAGTCTGGATTTTTATACCCGTATAGATATAACGAATTGTGTTGTTATTCTTCATTTCCTGCCGTTGCGATTTTGTATCCGATGGGCAGTTAGCCCAATAGATACAAGCGCAAGCAGCTATCAAAAAGAGAGTCAACGAGGATGATGACCGGCGGGCACTTCAGCGCGGTTCTGCCGCCTGCTCGCGTTGGTTGTGACATTTCAAGCGCGGTCCGACATCGCACTCGGTGAAAACGAATCAAGTGCGCCATTTGCCAGCGCGTGGATCACTTATTTCTTTCGTGCTGGATGTGGCCAGCTTTGGTGCTGGCACCCGCCCATGGGGGCCGCGGCGCCATCCTGTGGTGCGCACGTCGCGCCGCCCGTGGCGGAAGGCGGGGGCGTTTGTCGGGGATACTTCCATCCCGTTGCCTGCAGTCACGGCTCCCAAGCCTGCGAGCAGGCTGCTACACACACACCGCCGCCATTTTTCTGCCATGGATCCGCGCACCTTGAAACCGCCTGTATTCACCCGCCATGCATGGTTTGTCCTGCTGGGAGGCATGCTGGCTGCCGCCTGCGCCCAGGCGGCAGACCCGGCTGCGTCGTCCACATTGGTGCCGGCGGAGGATGGCGCCTCGGTCATCGATCTGCGGGCCCGGCTGGTCTGGCCGCGCTGCGTGGAGGGATGCAATGGAACGGCAAGACCTGCACCGGTACCCCGCAGCGGCTGGACTATGCGCAGGCCGCGGCGCTGGCCAATGCACGCTGGAAGGCCGACGGCGTGCGCTGGCGGCTGCCGCGCGTCCCTGAGCTCAAGCGGCTGGTGGACAAGACCGCCCGCCCGCCAGGGCCCAACCCGGTGCTGTTTCCGGCCACTCCGCCCGACTGGCATTGGTCGGGCACCGCCAATGTGCAGACGGGCTCGGGCAATCCATACAACTATGGCAGCGTCATGGACAGCCGCGCCGCAGGGGCGATGGCGGCAAGGCTTTCCGCCAGGGCTGGGCGGTGAACATGGAAACCGGGGAGAGCCGCGGCGACGTGGGCAAGGGCACCCGGCTGCTGGTGCGGCTGGTGCGGCCCCATGAACCAGACCCGGCGCCTGCCGAAGGCGCACGGTAACAGTGGCTTGCCGTGGCGGGCGGGCCTGGGCAGCGCAGGTCAGTGGCGCATTCTGGAATATCTGGAAAATTGGCCTGTAGCGCAATCGCGGTAAGCGCCTTGCGCTATGAAACCAGGAGTTCAGTGGCCGGCTGCTGACGCTCGATCGGCGGCCCCATCGCCAAACACGGGCTGCGAGCCGAAATACCCGACGAACAGATTGCGGGCGATGCCGTGGGCAGTGACCTGCAGGTCCTGCGCTACATCGGGTGCGAAAAGCCGGTGGGTGTGCTCGCCCCACAGGCGCACCCAGGCGGCAAAGTGCGCGGGCGTCACGCCCTGCAATGCCATGTGCTTGCCGAGCACGTTGCCGCGAAAACGTTTGCTGCCCAGCGCCACGGTGCACCAGAAGTCCACCATGCGCGCCAGATGGGGCTCCCACCGGTCGCGCAGGGCTTCCTCGAACACCGGGCCCAGCAGGGCGTCCGCCCGCACGTCGGCATAAAAACCGTGCACCAGGGCGGTCAGGCTCTCCACGCTGGGCGCGCGCCGCCCGCCGGTGTCTTCACCGCTGGGCGTCGGGCGCGGCGCAGAGGGGCTCAGCTGCATGCACAGCCCGTTGAACCGCAGCCACCGGCTGCGGCAGGGGCTGCCTCGAACTGGGGAAACAGCACGTTGTTCTCCAGGTGGATGTGGTTGATCAGGTCATCGCCAAACTGCGCAATGCCCGCATACAGGGCACGCCAGGTGTTGCATGCGCCTGCCGGGGGCGTGGCGTCATGGGTCAGGGCGTTCAACTGGTCGAGGGCCGTGCCATGGTCCACATGCTCGGCCCGCATCATGCCGATGGGCTGGCCCACAAACGGGTTGCCACCCGACTTGAGCATGGGAAACAGAATGGCCTCTTCCTTTTGCATGTGCGACAGCAGCTCTTGCTCCATTTCTTCGAGCAGATCGGCCAGCCCGGCCGGTACATCGGGGTTGTCGCGGTGCACGGCTTCCACCCGTCGGGCCATGCGGATCAATTCGGGCAACTGGACGCGATGGACGTCGTGGTAGCGCGTGAGGATGTGGTCCACCAATGCGCTCGGGTCACGTATTTCGGGAGTGGCGCTGGGGCGTTGCAGGGCGGCCAGCTCGGACAGCACGGCGTTCACGTCCAGACCTTTCTCGGCAGCTGCCGTTGCCAGGGGCACCTGGCCGCCGCAGCAGAAATCCAGCTTGAGGCGGCGGAATACGGCGGTGGCGCCGGGCAGTTGCACCGCAATCTGGCCGATTTGCTGGTCGGCACTCAGGGTGGCAGTGGCGGGCGCGGTGGTTTCCAGACGGGCATTCATGGTGTGGTCCTTTAAAGATTCATGTGGTGTGAATATTTTATGGCATAAAATTCATGTCATCTATCCCTATTAATTGATCTGCGGCAATCAAATGCGTCTGACCCAATGGACCGACTACACGCTGCGCGTGCTGATGTATTGCGCAGCCAGCGAAGGGCGCGTGCAGCCCGTCACCATCACCGAGGTGGCAGAGAGCTATGGCATTTCACGCAGCCACCTCACCAAAATTGTCCAGGAGTTGTCTGCCCTGGGCCTGCTCAATACCTCGCGCGGGCGCGGCGGCGGCATACGCCTCATGAAGCCCGCGAGCGACATCAACATTGGTGCCGTGGTGCGCGCCACCGAAACCGATTTCAATCTGGTTGAATGTTTTGACCCGGAGCACAACCAGTGCCGGCTCAACAGCCACTGTTACCTCAAAGGGGTGCTTGGTCAGGCCATGCAGGCCTTCCTCACCGTGCTGGACAAGGTGACGCTGGCCGACCTGCTCACCGAGCCCCACAGCGTGGTGGCTATGCCCCAGTCGCGTCGCGTGGCTGCGGTGCAGATGGTGCCGGGGTTGCCGGATGCGGTCGCGTAGCCAGCGGCTGAAAAGCACTGCTGGCACGGGATGTGGCCTGGTGTGCCGGTCCCCGTCCATCTCCGAGCCCTTCAGGGGCGTAGCACTTCCAGAACGCGATCCAGTCCGCCCTCGTTGATGGCAATCTTGGCCTGCGCGCGCACGGCGGGCTTGGCATGGTAGGCCACCGACAGGCCTGCGGCGCCCATCATGGGCAGGTCATTGGCGCCGTCGCCCACGGCAATCGCCTGCGCGGGCGAAATGCCCATGAGCGAGGCCAGTTCGAGCAGGGTGCGGCGCTTCTCCAGCCCGTCACAGATGTCACCCCAGGACTGGTCCACCATGCGGCCCGTGAGCAGGCCGTTTTCCACTTCCAGCATGTTGGATCGGGCAAAGTCGATGCCCAGGCCCGCCCGCACGCGGTCGGCGAAGAAGGTGAAGCCGCCCGAGACCAGCAGCGTGGTCAGGCCGGCGGCCTTGGCGGCGGTGATGAGTTCCTTGGCGCCGGGGTTAAAGCGCAGGCGTTCCGAGAACACCTGCTCCATGTGGCCTACGGTCACCCCTTCAAGCAGGGCCACGCGCTGGCGCAGGCTTTCCTTGTAATCGGAGATCAGGCCCTGCATGGCGGCCTCGGTGATGGCCGCCACTTCGGCCTTGCGGCCGGCGGCATCGGCGATTTCGTCCACGCACTCGATGTTGATGAGGGTGGAGTCCATGTCAAAGGCGATGAGCTTGTAGCTCGACAGGGACAGCGGGGCGCAGATGTCTTGAACAACAAGGCCGGGGGCGAATTCGGTAGCGTGGGTCATGAAAAAAAAACGGGGCGGTGTCATGGATGGCAAGGGCGCCATGTTAGCCGCGCAGACCGGGTGCCACGCTCCTCCCGCACCCCGAGGGGCGGCCATTGATGCTCAGTGGGGGCGTTGTGGCCGGGCGCCTCGCTCTGCATTCGCGCAGGTGTGGGCTGCAGCACTCTCGTCGATCCTGCCCAGAAACAGGCGAATGAAGAAGACCATCATGCACAGCATGAAGGCAATACCGATGATGCTCATCAGGCCGTAGTCGGTGGAAAAGAGATCGGTCAGCAGTTTCATGAAACCCTCCTGATTGAATGGTTTTCCGACTATTGCGCCAACGCAGGTCGACCAGGTTGATGTGCATCAATGGGTTGTGGAGTGGGCGCCGCTGCCTACTTCGGATGCCCAAGGTAGAGCGGGTCGGACCAGGTGGCCAGCCACTGCGGCTTGAAGGCCACGAAGATGGCCGTGAGCATGCCCGTGACAAATGCATCACCCCAGGCCATCAGCCAGCGCGCCACCAGCGAGAGTTCGTCGCCCACCCCGGGCAACGGCTGACCGCTCCATTGCGACAAGGCGCCCGACGCAAAGAGGCACAGCACTGTGCCCAGAAACGCGCGGCCGAGCACATAGACGAAGAGGTGGGTTCCGAGGAAGCGCCGCACCAGCGCCCCCACAATTAGCGCCAGCGTGGCCGGTACCACGCCTTGCCAGGCGATGGCCCCCAGCGCCTCTGGCCAGCCCATCGCCGGCGATACCAGGCAGGCAATCACCCCCACCCCCACCAGTACCGGAATGGCCAGCGGCCAGCCCAGCATCAGCACCACCATGCAGGCGCCTGACCATTGCAGCTGCAGCGGCATGGCATGCAGTGTGGGCAGGGCCCACATCCACGGCAGCACCACCAGCGTGGCCAACAAGGGGGTGAGCAACGGGGAGGGCTCGCGGTCGG
This window harbors:
- a CDS encoding translation initiation factor Sui1, which gives rise to MKSLRDLAGLGGLVYSTDHGRMCPDCRQPQAQCVCKAASVPAGDGIVRVSRETKGRGGKAVTVVKGVALDADALAGLGKQLKAACGSGGTVKEGVIEVQGDHVERVMEALKKLGHQVKRAGG
- a CDS encoding DUF3820 family protein, translating into MDPTQLQRLVTVTMPYGKYKGRVLADLPGNYLNWFAREGFPRSDLGRLLALMHEIDHNGLSQLLEPLRAAAGLPPRAQDG
- a CDS encoding HTH-type transcriptional regulator ArgP, with protein sequence MLDYTGLQALAAVVREGSFEHAARRLHVTPSAVSQRIKQLEERTGQVLVLRGTPCTGTDAGRRLCLHVEQVALLENELRRTNPTLMPDGQAAPPTLKLAVNADSLSTWFMDAMAAFTAGGNELLDIRIDDQDHTAQRLKEGDVLAAVTASAGSIAGCNTWPLGSVRYVAASSPAFVAQHFAGGVSAEAIARAPMITFDRKDRLQEQWLQQQGLASRRNPPKHFLPSNDGFVRGCEAGMGWGMHPRSLIQRQLDAGALVELLPGTGMDMALYWVHARSAQASLERLTHCVMAAARQRLVPAATA
- a CDS encoding LysE/ArgO family amino acid transporter, with the protein product MWTANVSSSWLAGFTVCLSLIVSIGAQNLYVLRQAVSGQHVRACVAWCVASDALLIGVGVAGMAQLLGRSPTLAYYLTMGGAAFLLAYGLLAWWRVLAAPDASLGTAQGVAPRGLLSVLGTLAVITLLNPHVYLDTVVLVGTIGARQDGGLKWIFVVGAASASLVWFATLALAGRRLQGVFANPKAWRVLDALTGAMMFVLAWWMWSGAPE
- a CDS encoding DUF1566 domain-containing protein, with amino-acid sequence MQWNGKTCTGTPQRLDYAQAAALANARWKADGVRWRLPRVPELKRLVDKTARPPGPNPVLFPATPPDWHWSGTANVQTGSGNPYNYGSVMDSRAAGAMAARLSARAGR
- a CDS encoding group III truncated hemoglobin, whose translation is MQLSPSAPRPTPSGEDTGGRRAPSVESLTALVHGFYADVRADALLGPVFEEALRDRWEPHLARMVDFWCTVALGSKRFRGNVLGKHMALQGVTPAHFAAWVRLWGEHTHRLFAPDVAQDLQVTAHGIARNLFVGYFGSQPVFGDGAADRASAAGH
- the ytfE gene encoding iron-sulfur cluster repair protein YtfE, with the protein product MNARLETTAPATATLSADQQIGQIAVQLPGATAVFRRLKLDFCCGGQVPLATAAAEKGLDVNAVLSELAALQRPSATPEIRDPSALVDHILTRYHDVHRVQLPELIRMARRVEAVHRDNPDVPAGLADLLEEMEQELLSHMQKEEAILFPMLKSGGNPFVGQPIGMMRAEHVDHGTALDQLNALTHDATPPAGACNTWRALYAGIAQFGDDLINHIHLENNVLFPQFEAAPAAAGGCGSTGCACS
- a CDS encoding RrF2 family transcriptional regulator encodes the protein MRLTQWTDYTLRVLMYCAASEGRVQPVTITEVAESYGISRSHLTKIVQELSALGLLNTSRGRGGGIRLMKPASDINIGAVVRATETDFNLVECFDPEHNQCRLNSHCYLKGVLGQAMQAFLTVLDKVTLADLLTEPHSVVAMPQSRRVAAVQMVPGLPDAVA
- the serB gene encoding phosphoserine phosphatase SerB — encoded protein: MTHATEFAPGLVVQDICAPLSLSSYKLIAFDMDSTLINIECVDEIADAAGRKAEVAAITEAAMQGLISDYKESLRQRVALLEGVTVGHMEQVFSERLRFNPGAKELITAAKAAGLTTLLVSGGFTFFADRVRAGLGIDFARSNMLEVENGLLTGRMVDQSWGDICDGLEKRRTLLELASLMGISPAQAIAVGDGANDLPMMGAAGLSVAYHAKPAVRAQAKIAINEGGLDRVLEVLRP
- a CDS encoding DUF3149 domain-containing protein: MKLLTDLFSTDYGLMSIIGIAFMLCMMVFFIRLFLGRIDESAAAHTCANAERGARPQRPH